The genome window TCAAAGTTTGTAGGATAAATCAATTTTCCATACAAATCTGTTCCATCATCTGCTTTTAATGTTACATTTTCAACTTTCGCTGTGTTGTAATTTGCCAAAGGATTTTGAGCAGTTAAGATATTTTGTTTGAATTTTCCATTTGCATCCAACACATCAATTTTACGAGGCGTGTTATCATTGCTCCAATTATCAATTGCATATTCTCCATTCGTTGAAACCGAAACATTGTGCGTTCCTGCATCTGTTGTTATTTTACGCAATTTTCCATTCTCCCAATTCACTGTATATAAATGACGATCTTTCGGAGAATCTTTTGTTGTTATAATTAAGAATTCTTTTTTCTTCGCATTTTCGCCAACAAGATCCGTTACAATCCAATCTCCTTTTGTGATTTGGTTTAATAATTTTCCGTCTGTATTGAAGCGATACAAATGCATAAAACCATCACGTTGCGACCACCAAACAAACTCGTTATTTTTTCCTGGAATAAAATGTAATTCGTTTTGAGGTTCTACATATTTTGCATCATCTTCTTTGAATAATGTTTTAATCAATTTCCCTGAAGTTGCATCATATTGATTCAATTCCATGTGTTTTTGATTACGAGAAAGTAACGCAATATAAATATGTTTTTCATCTGGCGACCACGTAACCGAAGTTAAATAGTGATCGACTTCTGGATGAGTTTCTAAGAAAATCGTTTTTTGAGTGGTTGGATTATAAACGCCTAACGTAACGGTATGATTTTTTGTTCCAGCAAATGGATATTTGATGTTTTTATTCACTGCAGGTTGCACAGACCAATCGATAATTGGATAATCTGTAACCGCTGTTTGATCCATTCTATAAAACGCAACTAAATTCCCTTTTGGCGAAATGAAAATTCCTTTGTGAATACCGAATTCATTTTGATGAACCGATTTTCCATTCACAATTTCATATTTTCCGTCTTTTGTAATTTGATGTGTTTTTCCAGCTTTATCAACAAAAAATAAATTATTGTCAATAACGTATCCAACTTGATTATTTGTTGCATCAAATTCTACATTTTCTGCATTATCAGGTAATTTCAACCAATCATTTTGTTGACCAGCAGTTGTAATTGTTTTGTAACCCGTTTTTGTCGAATAATAGGCTTGCTTATCATTAATCCAATTCAAAGAAGGAATTCTTTTATTCTCAAATTGAGAACTTCTGAAAATTGTATCAGTTTTAAGAGAAGGAACTTCTTTCTTGATTAAAGCTTCTCCATAAGACGTTTTTACATTTTGCGTGTACGCATTTTGATTCGGAATCCATTGAACTTGATTTAGACTTTCGATACGTAAATTCGTCGATAATCCAAGTACAGCATCTTCCATTGTGACATTCTTTTTCTGAGCTAATAAACTAGCGCTCATTAAAAGTGTACTCAATAAAATTGTTTTTTTCATGTGTGATTTCTATTTCAAATATTGCCCAAGGGCTTCTAAGTTTTTCTTTTCGTTCCCAATAAAAATTTTGTCTCCGTCTACCACGACAGGACGTTTTAGGAAAGTATAATCTGATAAAATATAATTTTTGATATCATCTTCAGAAAGCTGTTGATCTTTCAATCCTAATTTTTTGTAATTCTGCGCACGTCTCGAAAATAAAGTTTCGTAACTCCCAGCTAAATTCTTCATTTCTTCTAATTCTTCAGCCGTTATCGCAGTCGTTTTTATTTCATGCAAATCAAAACCTGTAAAATCAAACTCTTTCATAATACGTTTGCACGTATCGCAAGTTTTCAAAAAAAATACTTTTTTCATTTCTCAAAATCTTTGGTTTTGTAAAGATAAATAAGTTTCATCGTTTTGCAGAATGATAAAGAATTTTGTCAAAATATATTTCAAATCGATAAAAAACTATCTTTGCAAGTATGGAAGAAACTAATTTTTTGCGTTTAAACAAATATATTAGCGATAGTGGTTTTTGTTCGCGTCGCGAAGCAGATCAATACATCGAAAATCGTTTGGTACAAATTAATGGACGAGTTGCTAAAATTGGGCAATTTGTAGGACCAAATGATGTGGTGACTGTAAAAGGTGTCGAAATAGAACCGCGCGAAAAGGAGCATGCGGTTTATATTATGCTCAATAAACCTGTGGGCGTTACGTGTACAACAGATCCTACGGATCCAGATAATATTGTCGATTTTCTTTCGTTTGGAGAACGAATTTTTCCGATTGGTCGTTTAGATAAAGATTCGCAAGGATTGATTTTATTGACAAGCGATGGCGATATTGTGAATAAGATTTTACGTGCAGGAAATAATCACGAAAAAGAATATATCGTAACCGTTGATAAACCAATTACGGATGAATTTTGTGAACGAATGTCGAAAGGTGTTCCGATTCTTAATCAAGTTACGAAGAAATGTAAGATCGAAAAAATAAGTACAAATGTTTTCAAAATTACATTAATCCAAGGTTTGAATAGACAGATTCGTCGTATGTGCGAATATTTTGGTTATACTGTCAAAAAATTAGAACGTGTTCGAATTATGAACTTAACGTTGAATGTCGGAATTGGTCAACACCGAGATTTAACAGCAGAAGAGTTAGCAGAAATCAATCGATTAACGAAAGATTCAGAAAAACACGAGGAAAAGAAACCAGCTTCAAAATCAAAAAAATCATCAACGAAAAAAACAAAAGAAATTTCTCCAGATTTTAAAGATTCGAAAGGAAAATCAATCAAAAAGCCAGTAAAAAAATCAACAACTCAAGCGAGAGCTGGGAAAAGTAAACCACCAACAAATACCAAAGGAGGGAAATTTGGTAAAAGAAGATAAAATCAAAAGACGAATATTTTTCGTCTTTTTTTATACATTTTGGTCAAAGCTAACTTCTATCATATCACTTTGTCAAAGATTCAATATCTTTATAAAGTAAAATCTTAAAAACACATGAAGAAAATTGTTTACTCGTTGCTTTTTATAGCGATGACTTTTGGTGCGTCGGTAAAAGCACAAGAAAATGTTACTTATCAATTGCCTCCGCAAGAAATTTTACAATTGGCAGACGCGGATATGCCACCCTCAATTAGTACAGATCGTAAGGCTGAAAATGCATTTTTGTCTTATAGAAGTCGTTATAAAACGATTAATGAATTGTCAGAAAAAGAATTACGTTTAGCAGGATTACGAATTAATCCAGTTACAAATATCAATTCACGTGAAACATTCAGTGAGAAAATCACTTATTTTGATCTGAAAACTTCAAAGGAAAAAACAATTGCTGGTTTACCTGCAAAAGGTCGTTTTTCTAATCAGTCTTGGAACACTTCTCAATCAAAATTTGCCGTTACAAATACAACAAATAAAGGTGTAGAACTATGGATTGTTGACGTAAAAACGCAAGTTGCAACAAAAGTTTATGAAGATAAATTAAACGCAAACTTAGGTCGTCCTTTCAATTGGATTTCAGATACAGAATTAATTGTGAATGTAATTCCAGCTTCTAAAAAAGCTTTGATTGATACAAAAGACGCAATTGCGACTGGACCTACAGTTTCTGTTGCTGATGGAAAAGAAGCGCAAAACAGAACCTATCAAGATTTATTGCAAAATAAAAATGATGAGTTTAACTTCGAACAATTAGCAATTTCTGAATTAGTAAAAGTTAATATCGAAACAGGAGCAAAATCGAAATGGAAAGATGCTGCGATGTACACGGATATTTCGACTTCTCCAGATGGACAATATGTTTTGGTGAACGAAATCAAAAAACCTTTTTCATATTTAGTAACCTACAATAGTTTCCCATCAACTGATATTGTGTATGATATCAATGGAAAATTAGTAAAAGAAGTTGATCATAAAGAGTTACAAGAAGTTGTTCCGAAAGGATTTTCTTCGACGATTATGGGAAAAAGAAATTTGTATTGGAGAGCAGATAAACCAAATACTTTATATTGGGTTGAGGCTTTAGATGGTGGTGATGCAAATAAGCCTGCGGAATATCGCGATGCGCTTTATCAAGTTGTGGCGCCTTTTACTGCGAACAAAGAGTTGTTGGTAAAAGTAAAAGATCGCTATAGAGGAGTGACTTGGGGAAATGATGAGGTTGCGATTGTGAGAGATGCTTGGTATAATACGCGTAACGAAAGTAGTTATTTGTTCAATCCGTCAAATCCAACTCAAGAACCAATCCGTTTTTTCAGTAGAAATTCGCAAGATGCTTACAATAATCCTGGAAATTTCGTAACTGAAATGAATGATTATGGTTACAATGTTTTAGCGATTAACAAAGGAAAATTGATGTTAGTTGGAGAAGGAGTTTCTGCGGAAGGAATTTTACCTTTTGTTGATGATTTTGATATCAAAACACTGAAAACCACTCGTTTATGGAGGGCGCAAAAATCAGATAAATTAGAAGCAATTGCTCGTGTTATTGATCCGAAGAAAGGAATCATTTTAGAACAAATTCAATCGAAATCAGATTATCCAAATTTATATTTTCGTAATATTTTTCAGAAAGGAGGAAAGCCAAAACAAGTAACCTTTACAAAAAATCCTTTCGAGGCAATGAACAAAGTTTCGAAAGAATTAATTACGTACAAACGTGCTGATGGTGTGGAATTATCAGGAACGTTATATTTACCACCAAATTATGATAAAACGAAAAAGGAAAAGTTACCAATGTTAATGTGGGCTTATCCTCGCGAGTTCAAAGATGCATCTACGGCTGGTCAGGTAACAACTTCTGAGAATAAATTTACTTCTCCTTCTTACGGAGGTCCTATTTATTGGGCGTTGAGAGGGTATGCGGTACTAGATGATGCGGCTTTCCCAATTATTGGAGAAGGAAAAGAAGAGCCAAATGATACGTTCGTTCCTCAATTGGTTGCCAATGCAAAAGCTGCGATTGATGCGGTGGATAAATTAGGTTATATCGATCGTGAAAGAGTTGCGGTTGGTGGACATTCTTATGGTGCGTTTATGACAGCGAATTTATTAACGCATTCTAATTTATTTGCGGCGGGTATTGCGCGTTCAGGGGCTTATAACCGTACGTTAACGCCGTTTGGATTCCAGTCAGAACAACGTAATTATTGGGAAGCTCCAGATGTTTACAACACAATGGCTCCTTTCCAAAATGCAGATAAAATGAAAACACCATTGTTGTTAATTCATGGTGAAGCTGATAATAATACAGGAACTTTCCCGATGCAATCTGAGCGTTATTTCAATGCATTGAAAGGTTTAGGAGCGACAACTCGTTTGGTTTTATTACCACAAGAATCTCACGGATATGCAGCCAGAGAAAATATTCTTCACATGTTATGGGAACAAGATCAATGGTTAGAGAAATATGTGAAAAACAAAGGAAAAAATTCTGAAAAGAAATAATTCTCAATATAAGAAAAGCGATTCAATTTTGAATCGCTTTTTTATTGTAAATAATCATTATATTTAGTTCATAATTAATCATCTATGAAATTAAAAGCTTTACTATTCTTTCTAACAATTTTTTCTCCATTTCTATTTGCTCAAAATTTGTGGAAAGTAGAATATGAAACCTATGATAAAATCTTTTTTGATGAAAAAGATCCTGTTTATAAAGCAGCATTAGATAAAAACAATTCTACACCAAAATATTATCAATTACTTTTTGATGAAAATCAGTCGTTTTTCAGTGAAGTTGTAAAAATTGATAATAGTCAAAATCAATCATCTATGTCGATGAGTACAATTGAAGATAATATTTACATCGATTATAAAACTTTACAATATAAGATTGAAGGAAATTATGTAAACAAAAATATTTTAATAATAGATAATTTGCCAAAATACATTTGGACAATTAGTCGAGAATCAAAAGAAATTTTGGGTATTAAAGTTAAAAAAGCAACAACTGAATACAAAGATTCTAAGATAGAAGTTTGGTTTGCGCCAACTTTACAACCAAAAGGCGGACCAATATTTTTCAATGGATTGCCAGGTTTAATTTTAGAATTGAAAGCTGTAACAACAATGAAAGACGAAAGTTACGAAACGACTTTTAGAGCAATTAATATAAAAGAAGCATCTAAAAACGAAGTGATTAAAATTCCATCAAAAGGTCAAAAAATGACACAAATTGAGAAAGACTATTTTGTAAAAGAAGCGAATAGAAAAATGATGGAAGCCTATAATAATAAGGTTTCTAAAGACTAAAACACAAAAAAAACCACTTCGAAAGAAGTGGTTTTTAAATTTTATAGCTGAGGTATTATAACATTTTCAAGAAGTTAACTTCTAATTCTGTTAATCTTCTAAAATCACCTCTTTGTAAAGTTTTCTTTGTAAGTCCTGCAAAAGAAACGCGGTCTAACGCTTCTACTTCGTATCCTTTTGTTTCGAAAATACGACGTACAACGCGGTTCCAACCAATGTGTAATTCTACACCAACTTCATTTTTCGGTCTACCTTCGATAAAAGAAATTTCGTCAACAACTGCAATTCCTTCAGGAATTAAACGAACACCTTTTTTGATGTCAGTCAAATCATTTGCTGTTAATTTTTTATCTAAAGTTACATGATATATTTTTTTGATATCATGACTTGGATGCGTTAATTTCTTAGTTAAATAACCATCGTTTGTAAACAATAAAACTCCTGTTGTCTGTCTGTCCAAGCGACCTACTGGGAAAATTCTCGCTGTAGTTGCTGTAGACATTAAGTCCATTACAGTTTTACGTCCTTTTTCGTCATTTGATGTTGAAATAAACCCTTTTGGTTTGTTCAACACAAAATATACATTTTTCTCTGAAGAGATTTTACGACCATCGAAACGCACTTCATCATCGGGTTGTACTTTATAACCCATTTCAGTAATCACTTGACCATTCACTGTAACGATTCCAGTTTTGATCAACTCGTCGGCCTCTCTTCTGGATGCAATCCCTGCATTCGCTACATATTTATTTAAACGAATAGTCCCGTCATCAACTGGAGCTTTTTTCAGTCTTTTAACAAATGGTTTTTCACCTGGTTTGTTAAACGGTTTCTTTGGTCCAAAACTTTTCTTTCCTTCTTCTGATGGTTTTCCACCAAAAGTTGGTTTTCCTTTCCCTGAAGATGGTTTAGAAGAAGAATTTCCTCTTGCTCCACCTTTTCCACGATTGTTCCCGCCTTGGGAATTTCTGTCGTTGGATTGATTTCGTCTGTTATTCATCTGAATTTGATTAATTTATGCGCTGATTAAAATTTTGCGCAATAGTTTGCAAAGTTAAGGGATTTATTTCGATTAATACGATACTAAATACACCAGCAACAATCATTCCCTTAAAAAAATAGTGTAAAATCTTATATGCTTGTGACGATTTTATTCTCCAAATGATAAATAAAATCACTGTAAAAGCGATATTCGAAGCAATAAAAAAGTATTTCATTGCGCCAACATCATTTTTCATAATGATAATAATTCCAATGATTAATTCTGTAATAATTAAACATGAAATCAAAACTTTTGTAAAATCGATTCCATATTTAATTGGAATTGAATCATAATTATAAATCAAATCTGCTTTTTGAGAACTCAAATCTTTTACAATATCAGTAATCAATAATAAAATGGTCAAGAAAGTAGCGTGCAAAGCCAAATTGAACGTGAAATGATCAAAATAAACCAATAAGGCGAAAAATGGCATCACACGAATGACAACCAAATAAAAGTTTTTGATCAATGCAAATCGATTGATTTTGTGACTATAAAACCAAACTAAAAATTGATAAACCAAAAAGAAAACGAAAACTTTCCACGAAATTAAAGCCGCAATAATCAATGCTAAAGCATTTAGAACAATGTAAACAGTTAGTTTGAAACCTTGTGAAACTTGTTTTTGAAGATAAACTTGTAAAGGACGTTTGAGTTCGTCTTTTTCTAAATCGTAAAAATTATTGATGATATATCCTGCGGCCACACAAAGTATCGAACAAAGGATAAGCCCGTCTAACTTTGGATTTGTCAACAATTGACGATGACCAACTTCTGGCGCAAAAATAAAAAGCGCAGCAAGATATTGTGCTAAAATAAGCACAATTAAATTATAGCCACGAACAACAGAAAATAATGCAAAAACCTTTAAGATTATTTTCTGAACGTTCATTGATTATATTTTTATAAATTATTTTTTTAGAATTTGTAAATAACTTCGGTCTGAAAGTCTTTTAGGTAGCTTTTCGCCTTGTCATAATCTTGTGTAAAACCAAGAACATAACCGCCTCCGCCAGAACCACAAAGTTTTAGGTAATACGTATCTGTATCAATTCCAGTTTTCCATGCATTCACCAATTTTTGAGGAATCATAGGTCTGAAATGTTCATAACCCCAAGCTGACAATTTCTGAAGATTTGCAAAAAGTGGATTGTATTCACCTTTCACAAAGTTTTCGATACATGCATTGTTGTATTTAATAAACTCTTCTTTCAATGTTTTACGGAAACCTTCTTTTTTCATTTTTTCAAAGAAAATATGAATCATTGGTGCCGTTTCTCCTGGTGTACCAGAATTGATTAAGAAAACAGCTCCTTTTCCGTCAGTATTTGCAGAAGGTAAACCAATTGTCGAGATATCATCTTTTGATTGAATTAACAAAGGAATATTCATATAACAAATCAAAGGATCAATTCCAGAACTTTTCCCATGAAAATGAGATTCTAAATTACCGAAAAGAGCTTTTAATTCGCTGATTTTTTCTTTGTTCAGATTTTGGTTGATATCAATTTTATTCAACGCATATTTGTCATAAATAGCAGCAACCAAAGCGCCTGAACTACCTACACCATATCCTTGAGGAATGTTAGAATCGAAGTACATTCCGTTTGCAACATCTTCCGAAAAAGATTTTGTGTCAAAAGTATCAGCAAAATTTTCTTCTAAAAATTTTGCATAATTTTTCAAGTGAGCATTTGATGATTCTGCAATTTCAGAAGGCTCAAATTTTAATGCACCTTGGTAAAAATTATAAGGAATTGTTAATCCTTTCGAGTTCTCAATAATTCCATATTCGCCAAAAAGTAAGATTTTGGCATAAAATAATGGGTTCTTCATTCAATGCTAAAATTGGTACCGCAAATGTACAAAATTTAAGCCATTCTTTTTTGAATCTGAGGAAGAGTTTTGTTTTAAAAAATTGTAAATCACATTATTTTTTGATTATTAGTAGATTTTGGAATATATTTTGACTAAATAATTTAGAATAAATTGGTTAAATTTCAATTAATAATCAATGATTTTAACCGAATTAGCATTAAAAATAGAGAATTAATGTATTAAAATATATAAATTTGTGCCATGTATATCACCGAATATCTATCGAATGAGATAAAACCAGGGAAAGTTAATTCTTCTCCAAGTCAGCTTTTAGAAGTTGTGCAAGAGAATAAATTGACGCATTTACCTTTGTTTAAAGGGTTGGATTTTGTTGGAAATATCTCGGAAGAAGATTTGATTGAATTATCAATTGATGATAAAAAAGTAGATTATACTTCGTATTTGGAGAGTTTTTATCTTTCTGAATCGAGTACGCTTTTAGATGCAATTCAGATGATGTACACGAATCAGGCGAATATCTTACCAATTATTAACGAACAATCGCGCTATGTTGGTTTTATTACGGAAACGGATATTATCTACACATTTGCAAATTTTCCTTTTGTCGCTGCGCTAGGTGTTTCGATGCTAGTTTCGATTGCGGAAAAAGATTTGTCGATGACTGCGATTTCTAATATTATTGAAGTGAATAACGGAAAAATTTTGGGAATGATGATTGTTGGGAATAAGGAGGATAGCGTTTATGTTTTGCTGAAATTTAGTTCATCGAACTTGTTGACAATTGGTGAAACATTTGAGCGTTATGGATATCAAGTGATTCAAAAATTTTATAACGACGAAAAACAAGAACTTCTGCAAAGTCGTTATGCACAATTGTTAAAATACATGAATACCTAATGATAAAAGTTGCACTTTTTGGACAAAAAACAAGTACGTCTTTAACGGATATTATTCCACCATTTATTAATTATTTAGTTCAGAACGAAATTGCTTTTTGTGTTGAGCAAAATTTTCTTCAAATCTTAAAAGAAACAACTGATTTTGATACTGATAATGTAGAAACCTATACTTCTCATGATGATTTAGACAAATCGGTCAAGTTTTTATTCAGTTTTGGTGGAGACGGAACAATCTTATCAGCAACTACAATTGTTAGGGATTCTAATATTCCAATTATTGGAGTAAATACTGGACGTTTAGGCTTTTTAGCAACAATCAATAAAAGTGTATTGTTGGAGCAAATGGATAGTTTTTTCAATGATGATTATAACATTATTCCACGAACTTTATTAACAGTGAAAAGAAGTGATGGTGTAGAAATTGAAAATAATTTTGCGATAAACGAAGTAACTGTAGTTCGCCGTGAAACAACTAGTATGATTACAGTTGATGCTTATTTGAACAATGAATTTCTAAATTCTTTTTGGTCTGATGGATTGATTATTTCTACGCCAACAGGTTCTACAGGATATTCGTTGAGTTGTGGAGGACCAATTGTTCATCCGTCCAATCAAAATTTTGTGATTACACCTGTTGCGCCACATAATCTAAATGTACGTCCATTAATTGTGTCAGAAAACGAAAAAATTGACTTAAAAATACGTAGTAGAGCTAATGAATACTTCCTTTCGTTGGATTCTCGTAACTTTCCTTTAACAACTGACGTCGAATTGACGATACAAAAAGCTGACTTCAAAATCTTAATCGTTGAAGCTATTGACGCGACTTATTTCACAACTTTGAGAGAAAAAATGCTTTGGGGTTCAGATAAAAGGAATTAAAATTTACAATAAATCTTCTTAATTTTTGTTAAATCAGTTACGTTGAATTGACTTTTGTTTATATTTGTTCGAATTTAAAAGAAGATAAAAAGCAAAAGCCGAAAAAATAACACAACTTATGAGGAGAGTATTTTTGTTTGTTTTTATACTATGTTTTTCGCAATTAACTTTTGCGCAAAGACATGAACTCGGAATTTTTGCTGGTGGAGCAAATGTGATTGGAGATATTGGTAAAGCCAATTACATCAATCCGTTTCCTACGAAAACAGAGCCAGGTGGGAAAATTTATTTACCAATTTCCATAGGAGGATTGTATCGTTTTAATATAAATCCGCAAATGGGTTTTAGAGCAAATATCTCTTATTCAAAAGTTGGAGCAAGTGACCACCGCTCGAAAGAGTATTACAAATTAGAAAGAAATAAAAATTTTCGAAATAATATTGTAGAAGGATCATTGATGTTTGAGTATAATTTCTTTAATATCAATGATGATCAAGAAAAAGCGCAATCGCCTTATATTTTTGTAGGAGTTGGAGCTTTTTCGGCAAAAGGAAAAGAATATGATTACGATGGGACAAACAACGTAATTATCGAAAAAACAAAATATAATACCGATTTAACGATTCCTTTTGGGGTTGGATATAAAGTAAGATTCAATTACAATTGGATTTTATCTTTTGAGACAGGTGTTCGTTATACAAGTGTTGATTATATAGATTACAACAAAGGAAAATTTACTCAAAATTTTACTGATGCTGTAGCTGATGGAGTTATACCTTCGGATGAATATAGTAAAAGAGTATACGGAAACACATCAAACAAAGATTGGTACGTATTATCAGGAATTACCTTAACGTACAGTTTTGGTCGACCTGCTTGTTATTGTGATTAAAAAGAATGGAAATTAGTTTAGTAGAACAAATAGATAAAAATAATATACCTAATCACGTTGCAATCATTATGGATGGTAACGGAAGATGGGCTAAGAAGAACGGTAAAGAAAGAACTTTTGGACACAAAAGTGCTTTGGGAGCTGTACGATCTTCAATCGAAACTTGTCGAAAATTAGGTATAAAACATCTTACACTTTACGCATTTTCTACTGAAAATTGGAACCGTCCAAAATTAGAAGTCAATGTTTTAATGACTTTATTAAGTTCTGCAATTAAGGACGAAATAAATGAATTACACAAAAATGGAGTTCGCTTGAATGTGATTGGAGATTTATCAAAATTACCAAAAAAAGCATTCAAAGATTTGACTCAAGCAATGGAAAAAACAAAAGACAACACAGATTGTGTTTTGACATTAGCATTAAGTTATGGTTCGAAAGAAGAACTATTACACGCGATGAAATCTATTGCCCAAAAATACAAAGACGGAGAAATATCCGACAATGATTTTAATGAAGAATTAGTTCATCAAAACTTATATACACACGATTTACCTATGGTAGATCTTATGATTAGAACAAGTGGCGAAACCAGAATTAGTAATTTCTTGTTGTGGCAAATTGCTTACGCAGAATTATATTTTACAGAGGTTTTGTGGCCTGATTTTAACGAGGAAGAATTTTATAAAGCAATTTTAAATTACCAAAATCGAGAACGTAGATTTGGTAAGATAAGCGAGCAACTAACGAACTAATCGAACTGAAATAGAGGATTATGAAGAAAATTTTTTGGACAATGTGTATGCTTGGTGCTTACATGGCACAGGCGCAAGTCGTAGACTCTACGAAAACCATTGATTCAACACAACAAGATAATTTTGTCTTAGATTATACCAATGCACGAACTTTCAAACTGAAAGATATCGTTGTAACAGGTGACTCTAAATATTCTAAGAATCAAATTATCCGTTATGCAGGTTTTGCTATCGGTGAAGAGATAGAATTACCAGGTACGAAGGTAAATAATGCTGTAAAAAAATTATGGAGATCTAATATTTTCTCTGACATCGACTTGTATGTAGATAAAATAGAAGGTAACGAAGTAACATTAGAGCTTGCCTTGGTTTCAGTTCCTAGTTTAGGAGAAATTAAGATTAACGGCGTGAAAAAATCGCAACGCGAAGATTTAATCAAACAAAATAAATTAAATCCAGGTGTTAAGATTACACAAAGTTTGATCAATACGACAAATAATAAAATCAAAGATTATTATACTGGAAAAGGTTATCCTAACACAACAATTAATGTAGAACGTCAACCAATTGCTGGTAAAGAAGATGAAGAAAATATTACATTGAATGTGAATCGTGGAGAGCGTGTAAAGATTAAGAAAATCATTTTCGAAGGAAATGACAACTTAACAGCTGCTCGTTTACGTAAAAAAGGGATGAAAAATACCAAACAGAAATCGATCAATATCTTCAAATCATCTAAAATGATTCCTGAAAAATTCCAGGAAGATTTAAAAACTTTGGTTGATGAGTACAAATCTGTTGGTTTTAGAGATGCTAAAGTTGAGTCATACAACATCGAAAAAGTTGATGACAAAAACTTATTAGTTAAAATTAAAGTTAACGAAGGAAAACCATATTTCTTAGGAGATGTAACGTTTTCTGGAAACTCAATTTATACTTCTGAACAATTACAACGAATTTTTGGTTACAAAACAGGAGATCGTTATGATGCAGTAGGTATCAACAAAAAGATTTCTGGATCAGAAAAAGACGATGA of Empedobacter falsenii contains these proteins:
- a CDS encoding pseudouridine synthase; protein product: MNNRRNQSNDRNSQGGNNRGKGGARGNSSSKPSSGKGKPTFGGKPSEEGKKSFGPKKPFNKPGEKPFVKRLKKAPVDDGTIRLNKYVANAGIASRREADELIKTGIVTVNGQVITEMGYKVQPDDEVRFDGRKISSEKNVYFVLNKPKGFISTSNDEKGRKTVMDLMSTATTARIFPVGRLDRQTTGVLLFTNDGYLTKKLTHPSHDIKKIYHVTLDKKLTANDLTDIKKGVRLIPEGIAVVDEISFIEGRPKNEVGVELHIGWNRVVRRIFETKGYEVEALDRVSFAGLTKKTLQRGDFRRLTELEVNFLKML
- a CDS encoding UbiA family prenyltransferase, whose amino-acid sequence is MNVQKIILKVFALFSVVRGYNLIVLILAQYLAALFIFAPEVGHRQLLTNPKLDGLILCSILCVAAGYIINNFYDLEKDELKRPLQVYLQKQVSQGFKLTVYIVLNALALIIAALISWKVFVFFLVYQFLVWFYSHKINRFALIKNFYLVVIRVMPFFALLVYFDHFTFNLALHATFLTILLLITDIVKDLSSQKADLIYNYDSIPIKYGIDFTKVLISCLIITELIIGIIIIMKNDVGAMKYFFIASNIAFTVILFIIWRIKSSQAYKILHYFFKGMIVAGVFSIVLIEINPLTLQTIAQNFNQRIN
- a CDS encoding mevalonate kinase family protein, with protein sequence MKNPLFYAKILLFGEYGIIENSKGLTIPYNFYQGALKFEPSEIAESSNAHLKNYAKFLEENFADTFDTKSFSEDVANGMYFDSNIPQGYGVGSSGALVAAIYDKYALNKIDINQNLNKEKISELKALFGNLESHFHGKSSGIDPLICYMNIPLLIQSKDDISTIGLPSANTDGKGAVFLINSGTPGETAPMIHIFFEKMKKEGFRKTLKEEFIKYNNACIENFVKGEYNPLFANLQKLSAWGYEHFRPMIPQKLVNAWKTGIDTDTYYLKLCGSGGGGYVLGFTQDYDKAKSYLKDFQTEVIYKF
- a CDS encoding CBS domain-containing protein, encoding MYITEYLSNEIKPGKVNSSPSQLLEVVQENKLTHLPLFKGLDFVGNISEEDLIELSIDDKKVDYTSYLESFYLSESSTLLDAIQMMYTNQANILPIINEQSRYVGFITETDIIYTFANFPFVAALGVSMLVSIAEKDLSMTAISNIIEVNNGKILGMMIVGNKEDSVYVLLKFSSSNLLTIGETFERYGYQVIQKFYNDEKQELLQSRYAQLLKYMNT
- a CDS encoding NAD kinase; translation: MIKVALFGQKTSTSLTDIIPPFINYLVQNEIAFCVEQNFLQILKETTDFDTDNVETYTSHDDLDKSVKFLFSFGGDGTILSATTIVRDSNIPIIGVNTGRLGFLATINKSVLLEQMDSFFNDDYNIIPRTLLTVKRSDGVEIENNFAINEVTVVRRETTSMITVDAYLNNEFLNSFWSDGLIISTPTGSTGYSLSCGGPIVHPSNQNFVITPVAPHNLNVRPLIVSENEKIDLKIRSRANEYFLSLDSRNFPLTTDVELTIQKADFKILIVEAIDATYFTTLREKMLWGSDKRN
- the porG gene encoding type IX secretion system protein PorG, yielding MRRVFLFVFILCFSQLTFAQRHELGIFAGGANVIGDIGKANYINPFPTKTEPGGKIYLPISIGGLYRFNINPQMGFRANISYSKVGASDHRSKEYYKLERNKNFRNNIVEGSLMFEYNFFNINDDQEKAQSPYIFVGVGAFSAKGKEYDYDGTNNVIIEKTKYNTDLTIPFGVGYKVRFNYNWILSFETGVRYTSVDYIDYNKGKFTQNFTDAVADGVIPSDEYSKRVYGNTSNKDWYVLSGITLTYSFGRPACYCD
- a CDS encoding isoprenyl transferase, which translates into the protein MSLVEQIDKNNIPNHVAIIMDGNGRWAKKNGKERTFGHKSALGAVRSSIETCRKLGIKHLTLYAFSTENWNRPKLEVNVLMTLLSSAIKDEINELHKNGVRLNVIGDLSKLPKKAFKDLTQAMEKTKDNTDCVLTLALSYGSKEELLHAMKSIAQKYKDGEISDNDFNEELVHQNLYTHDLPMVDLMIRTSGETRISNFLLWQIAYAELYFTEVLWPDFNEEEFYKAILNYQNRERRFGKISEQLTN